One window from the genome of Rufibacter tibetensis encodes:
- a CDS encoding PAS domain-containing sensor histidine kinase, translating into MSDETKQSTDRHHDFSLLRQEAEKLQKPISAADVQNMSMHEVRLLIQELQIHQVELEMQNHQLQLATQELEAERAKYLHLYQHSPFGYVTLDEHGIIEEANAKGTELLAASRDQLMARRFSQFVHQDSLDAYYGFFRKVLLSEAAQTVELEVLSSKGTVFYAQLEGMLLRRENDTDQCRIAFLDVTERKTAHLELSNKEALLSAVFNSSLNGIQVFKAIRDSDGTLLDFEWVMLNRTAELFLDYTLEQLRRSRLTEIMPSMLTDGHFFTFLNVVDNGEPATFTAHFPKGRSERWLNCVAVKLDDGFVLTFEDVTQQRIANEKLQESQLLVKKTAEALPDFLYVEDLILGRNIYNNRDFLAFLGYTPADIKGHPRELLDTLYHPEDAHLLLDRGNRFAETKDGEFLSVQVRVKAKDGSWRDIMFRETVFKRGTSGRPIQLVGIATDLTEKNQKDRELLQLNETVASILQNLPVTLWRIGKDGLVLESRGAGLNALGLEEQQMVGNGFADLHPELDQQIQLALQGHRITTLAEFNVEGQKVYKQVYLFQDTHTGEAIGFCLDITEQKQAEEEARYRTMLLDQLLHHLPLVLAVIDRKGVFLEMKGRGLRKLGLEDNANKGKSVFDMYRGLKDNIDDILNGEVKTFPSSFRYQGQEVHFQNYGFLNQEHNVAIAFAIDITELKEAQNDLTHAKEFSDNLLETHNNGIFALDQSLTVTTWNKAVEESSSLDRHKVVGHPIQCIVPSKSRHRFLQSLKRVLAGEQVTMYKLPFLPEHRSFEVNLTPILGTKQEVTGILGTVRDTTAQRLRQKEETQQKLAQQKNVMDAIITTQNEERKRIAEALHNSLAQLLYAAKLNLEDIQIDLSDKENNTAPLQKVSTFLEEAIKETRTLAHELIPRVLVDFGLKSALKDLATRLSTNTFTVRCVITGFDEPKDYEFETYLFRFVQELLNNIMKHAEATEALVQVVDKGNSVRVRVQDNGKGMPSNWSERTASKGIGLATLRSRARLLQGDMQIDSTPGDGTIITIEIPH; encoded by the coding sequence ATGAGTGACGAGACCAAACAATCTACTGATAGGCACCATGACTTCTCCCTGCTGCGGCAGGAAGCAGAGAAACTGCAAAAGCCCATTTCTGCGGCCGATGTGCAGAACATGTCCATGCATGAGGTACGCCTGCTGATCCAGGAACTGCAGATTCACCAGGTAGAACTGGAGATGCAGAACCACCAGCTGCAACTGGCCACCCAGGAGCTGGAAGCCGAGCGGGCCAAGTACCTCCATTTGTATCAGCACTCGCCGTTTGGGTACGTGACCTTAGACGAGCACGGGATCATAGAAGAAGCCAACGCCAAGGGAACAGAACTGCTGGCTGCTTCCAGAGACCAACTGATGGCCCGGCGTTTCAGCCAGTTTGTGCACCAGGACAGCCTGGACGCTTATTATGGCTTTTTCAGAAAAGTGCTGCTTTCTGAAGCGGCCCAGACCGTAGAACTGGAAGTACTCTCCAGCAAAGGCACCGTTTTCTACGCCCAGTTGGAGGGCATGCTGCTGCGCCGCGAAAATGACACCGATCAATGCCGCATTGCCTTCCTAGACGTAACCGAGCGTAAAACCGCCCACCTGGAACTCTCCAACAAAGAAGCTTTGCTGTCTGCGGTGTTCAACTCCTCACTCAACGGCATTCAGGTTTTTAAAGCCATCCGCGACAGCGATGGAACCCTGCTTGATTTTGAGTGGGTGATGCTGAACCGAACCGCCGAGCTGTTTCTGGATTACACCCTGGAGCAACTACGCCGCAGCCGCCTGACGGAGATCATGCCCAGCATGCTCACAGACGGGCACTTCTTCACGTTCCTGAACGTGGTAGACAACGGCGAACCTGCTACGTTTACTGCCCATTTTCCCAAAGGAAGGTCAGAACGGTGGCTTAACTGCGTGGCCGTGAAACTGGATGATGGCTTTGTACTCACCTTTGAAGACGTCACGCAGCAGCGCATTGCCAATGAGAAACTCCAGGAAAGCCAGTTGCTAGTCAAAAAGACCGCCGAAGCCCTGCCTGATTTCCTGTATGTAGAAGACCTGATCCTGGGCCGCAACATCTACAACAACCGTGATTTCCTGGCCTTTCTCGGCTACACCCCGGCAGACATTAAGGGGCACCCCCGTGAGCTGCTGGACACCCTCTACCACCCCGAGGATGCCCACCTGCTCCTGGACCGTGGCAACCGGTTTGCAGAAACCAAAGACGGCGAGTTCCTCTCGGTGCAGGTGCGCGTCAAAGCCAAAGACGGCTCCTGGCGTGACATCATGTTCCGGGAAACGGTCTTTAAACGCGGCACTTCGGGCAGGCCTATCCAGTTGGTAGGCATTGCCACTGACCTAACGGAGAAAAACCAGAAAGACCGCGAGCTCCTGCAACTCAATGAGACCGTGGCCTCCATTCTGCAAAACCTGCCCGTTACGCTTTGGCGCATCGGCAAAGACGGCCTGGTGCTGGAGTCAAGGGGAGCGGGGCTGAATGCGTTGGGTCTGGAAGAACAGCAGATGGTGGGCAATGGCTTCGCTGATCTCCACCCGGAGCTAGACCAGCAGATACAGCTGGCCCTGCAGGGGCACAGAATCACCACCCTGGCAGAATTCAATGTGGAAGGCCAGAAAGTATACAAACAGGTGTACCTCTTCCAGGACACCCATACCGGTGAAGCCATTGGTTTCTGCCTGGACATTACCGAGCAAAAACAGGCCGAAGAAGAAGCCCGCTACCGCACCATGCTTTTAGACCAGTTGCTTCATCACTTGCCCCTGGTGCTAGCTGTGATAGACAGAAAAGGTGTTTTCCTGGAGATGAAAGGGAGAGGGTTGCGCAAGCTGGGTCTGGAAGACAATGCCAACAAAGGGAAAAGTGTCTTTGATATGTACCGGGGCCTTAAAGACAACATAGATGATATCCTGAACGGAGAGGTGAAAACGTTCCCTTCTTCGTTCCGCTACCAGGGCCAGGAAGTTCATTTCCAGAATTATGGTTTTCTAAACCAGGAACACAACGTAGCCATTGCGTTTGCCATTGACATTACGGAGCTCAAAGAAGCCCAGAACGACCTTACCCACGCCAAAGAGTTCTCAGACAACCTGCTGGAAACCCACAACAACGGTATTTTTGCTCTGGACCAAAGCCTGACCGTAACCACCTGGAACAAGGCCGTAGAGGAATCGTCTTCTTTGGACCGCCATAAAGTAGTAGGGCATCCAATTCAGTGTATTGTTCCCTCCAAAAGCAGGCACCGGTTTCTGCAGAGCCTTAAACGTGTGCTGGCCGGCGAACAGGTGACCATGTATAAGCTTCCCTTCCTTCCCGAACACCGTTCCTTTGAGGTGAACCTCACCCCTATTCTGGGCACGAAACAAGAAGTGACGGGTATTCTGGGTACCGTGCGTGATACTACTGCCCAAAGATTGCGGCAAAAAGAGGAAACTCAGCAGAAACTGGCGCAGCAAAAAAATGTGATGGACGCCATTATCACTACCCAGAACGAAGAACGTAAACGCATTGCCGAAGCCCTGCACAACAGCCTGGCCCAGCTCCTGTATGCCGCCAAACTGAACCTGGAAGACATTCAGATTGACCTCTCAGACAAGGAAAACAATACAGCCCCGCTGCAAAAAGTCTCCACGTTCCTGGAAGAGGCCATCAAAGAAACCCGTACCCTGGCGCATGAGCTTATACCAAGGGTGCTGGTAGATTTTGGGTTGAAGTCTGCCCTGAAGGACCTGGCTACCCGTCTTTCTACCAACACCTTTACCGTACGTTGCGTGATCACGGGCTTTGATGAGCCCAAAGACTACGAGTTTGAAACCTACCTGTTCCGGTTTGTGCAGGAGCTTTTGAACAACATCATGAAACACGCTGAGGCCACTGAGGCGCTGGTGCAAGTGGTAGACAAAGGAAACTCCGTGCGGGTGCGGGTACAGGACAACGGCAAGGGCATGCCCAGCAACTGGTCTGAACGTACCGCCTCCAAAGGCATTGGCCTGGCCACCCTCCGCAGTCGTGCCCGCCTCCTGCAGGGCGATATGCAGATTGACTCCACCCCCGGCGACGGCACTATCATTACCATTGAAATTCCGCATTAA
- a CDS encoding CheR family methyltransferase, producing the protein MERTETDHQAAPATTRSDNPVLNAPQKEIIPPDKPNHEFQIVALGGSAGSLEGFESFFQHLPSNTGMAYVVVPHLDPTQKGMMTEIIKRYTNLPVVQIKDGMTVEPEHVYVVPANKETSLERGRFRLHEPEQPNGQRMPIDFFFQSLAVNRREHAIGAILSGMGADGALGVKMIMENFGMVMVQDPATARFDAMPRNAIKTEFVDYVLPVEEMPKKLLTYAHMPPLKSKTMVEAHKSTQMLQKVFTLIHNKTGHDFSLYKRNTIFRRIERRMNSHNIIQFSEYVQYLQDHPHEVEQLFKELLIGVTKFFRDTEAFALLQERYLPEMLQHKRDGDFVRVWVAGCSTGEEAYSIAILLLETIEKMGKHLKLQVFATDIDPEAIHRARAASYQENITADVSPERLRRYFTKIDTHYYVKKELRDQVVFAVHNLNRDAPFTRLDLLTCRNLLIYLSSELQKKLFPVFHYSLNPNGLLFLGSSETLSGFPDMFTTLDTKWKISRRDDTSIPLTRLSEFPFTFTSVEQVKANPEPQAAAKKDTTMSRVVQRVMLHHFAPPTLIVNASGDIFYIHGRTGKYLEPAQGQATLNVFDMAREGLTFELNNLVSRAAVLQERVVGENIPVQTDHGTQHVKLTVTPLQEPDQVKGMLMVAFEDMPTPRPRKGRKDTLEESSLKDARISELEKELLYTKQRLQSTIEEMNSSLEELKSTNEELQSANEELQSTNEESMTNKEEMQSLNEELMTINLQYQTKTEELTNSNNDMKNLLDSTEIATIFLDNQLNIKNFTPQATQIFNLIRADIGRSLTHIASNLKYQNIEDDVKEVLDRLRSKEVHLQTKDEQHWYSMRVLPYRTADNFIDGAVVTFTNITNFKNLEASVAATSLYAANIIDIIQQPLVVLDGQLRVESTSNAFAQTFQLIPEQLKGQWLYHLGNGQWDIPRLRTLMNQVVKEGTEVVNEELEHEFPVLGYRRMILNTRRVEQTENKPFKILLAMEVFER; encoded by the coding sequence ATGGAGAGAACAGAAACAGACCACCAGGCGGCTCCTGCTACCACAAGGTCTGATAACCCCGTGCTGAATGCACCCCAAAAAGAAATCATTCCGCCAGACAAACCCAACCACGAGTTTCAGATTGTGGCCCTGGGCGGATCGGCGGGTTCATTGGAAGGGTTTGAGTCCTTTTTCCAGCACCTGCCCTCAAACACGGGCATGGCGTACGTGGTAGTGCCTCACCTGGACCCTACCCAGAAAGGCATGATGACTGAGATCATCAAACGCTACACCAACCTGCCCGTGGTGCAAATCAAAGACGGCATGACGGTAGAACCAGAGCACGTGTACGTGGTGCCCGCCAACAAAGAAACCTCCCTGGAAAGAGGCCGCTTTAGGCTGCACGAACCGGAGCAACCCAATGGCCAGCGCATGCCCATTGACTTCTTTTTCCAGAGTTTGGCCGTGAACCGCCGTGAGCACGCTATTGGGGCCATTCTCTCAGGCATGGGCGCAGATGGAGCCCTGGGCGTGAAAATGATTATGGAGAACTTCGGGATGGTGATGGTACAGGACCCTGCCACCGCCCGCTTTGACGCCATGCCCCGCAACGCCATTAAAACTGAGTTTGTAGATTATGTGCTGCCCGTAGAGGAAATGCCCAAAAAGCTGCTGACCTACGCGCACATGCCGCCCCTCAAGAGCAAGACCATGGTAGAGGCGCACAAGTCTACCCAAATGCTGCAGAAGGTTTTTACGCTCATCCACAACAAGACGGGCCATGACTTCTCGCTCTACAAGCGCAACACCATTTTCAGGCGCATTGAGCGGCGCATGAACAGCCACAACATCATTCAGTTTTCTGAGTACGTGCAGTACCTGCAGGACCACCCCCATGAAGTGGAACAGCTTTTCAAGGAACTGCTCATTGGCGTAACCAAGTTTTTCAGAGATACAGAGGCCTTTGCGTTGCTGCAGGAGAGATACCTGCCAGAAATGCTTCAACATAAACGAGACGGCGACTTTGTACGCGTGTGGGTGGCGGGTTGCTCTACCGGCGAAGAAGCTTATTCCATTGCCATTCTGTTGCTGGAGACCATTGAAAAAATGGGCAAGCACCTCAAACTTCAGGTATTTGCCACAGACATTGACCCCGAGGCTATTCACCGCGCCCGCGCCGCCAGCTACCAGGAAAACATCACCGCTGATGTGTCGCCGGAGCGCCTGAGACGCTATTTCACCAAAATTGACACCCACTATTATGTCAAAAAAGAGCTGCGCGATCAGGTGGTGTTTGCCGTGCACAACCTCAACCGCGACGCTCCTTTTACCAGACTGGATTTACTCACGTGCCGCAACCTGCTCATCTACCTGTCCTCAGAGCTGCAGAAGAAGCTGTTTCCGGTGTTCCACTACTCGCTTAACCCTAACGGGTTGCTGTTTTTAGGTTCTTCAGAGACCCTGTCCGGCTTCCCAGACATGTTTACTACCCTTGACACTAAATGGAAAATCTCCCGCCGCGATGACACCTCCATCCCGTTGACGCGCCTGTCAGAATTCCCCTTCACCTTTACCTCTGTTGAACAAGTGAAAGCTAATCCAGAACCGCAGGCTGCGGCAAAAAAAGATACTACCATGAGCCGGGTGGTGCAACGCGTCATGCTCCATCACTTTGCGCCGCCCACTTTAATTGTGAATGCCTCCGGCGATATTTTCTACATACACGGGCGCACCGGCAAATACCTTGAGCCCGCCCAGGGCCAGGCCACCCTCAACGTGTTTGACATGGCCCGTGAAGGCCTCACCTTTGAATTAAACAACCTGGTGAGCCGGGCGGCCGTGCTGCAGGAAAGAGTGGTGGGTGAAAACATACCGGTGCAAACAGACCACGGCACCCAACACGTGAAACTAACCGTGACGCCCCTGCAGGAGCCTGACCAGGTAAAAGGCATGCTCATGGTGGCCTTTGAAGACATGCCCACTCCCAGGCCACGCAAAGGGCGCAAAGACACGCTGGAGGAATCTTCGCTGAAAGATGCCCGCATTTCTGAGCTGGAAAAAGAACTGCTCTACACCAAACAGCGCCTGCAAAGCACCATTGAAGAAATGAACTCCTCCCTGGAAGAGCTTAAATCTACCAATGAAGAACTGCAGAGCGCCAATGAAGAGCTGCAAAGCACCAATGAAGAGTCTATGACGAACAAAGAGGAGATGCAGTCTCTGAACGAGGAACTCATGACCATCAACCTCCAGTACCAGACCAAGACCGAGGAGCTGACCAATTCCAACAATGACATGAAGAACCTGTTGGACAGCACCGAGATTGCCACCATTTTCCTGGACAACCAGCTCAACATTAAAAACTTTACCCCGCAGGCCACCCAGATCTTCAACCTCATCAGGGCAGACATAGGGCGCTCGCTCACCCACATTGCCTCTAACCTGAAGTACCAGAACATTGAAGATGACGTAAAGGAAGTCCTGGACCGCCTGCGCAGCAAAGAGGTGCACCTGCAAACCAAAGATGAGCAGCACTGGTACTCTATGCGGGTGCTTCCCTACCGTACCGCAGACAACTTCATTGACGGCGCGGTAGTGACCTTCACCAACATCACTAACTTCAAGAACCTGGAAGCCAGCGTGGCGGCCACCAGCCTGTACGCGGCCAACATCATAGACATCATTCAGCAACCGCTGGTGGTGCTGGACGGGCAACTGCGGGTAGAAAGCACCAGCAACGCCTTCGCGCAAACGTTCCAGCTCATTCCAGAGCAGTTGAAAGGCCAGTGGCTGTACCATCTGGGCAATGGCCAATGGGATATTCCAAGGCTGAGAACCCTCATGAACCAGGTAGTGAAAGAAGGCACTGAGGTAGTGAACGAAGAGCTGGAACATGAATTCCCGGTACTGGGGTACCGCAGAATGATTCTGAACACGCGCCGGGTAGAGCAAACGGAAAATAAACCGTTCAAGATTCTGCTGGCCATGGAGGTATTTGAGAGATAG